In Nostoc edaphicum CCNP1411, the sequence AGAGGATTAGCATTTGTTGGTGCATCAACTAAAAGAACACCACCTAAATTTAAGTAATTTCTGAGGGATTCAAATTCGAGACTATTTAAAGATATGGCTTGTCCACCTGTTAGATAAAGTATGTCAAAGTCTTGGATATTTTCTGCTAAAGAAACCTGACCTGGTTCATCAGCCCCTCGCAAACTTGGGTATAGGGGTTCCACTGCTTGTAATAAATACGAAAGGCTGAAAAAATTACGCGCACATTCAGGATCGCTATGAGTCGCCTGCGCCATACAAACAAGTGCTTGGGGACGCATTTGTGCCTGACGGCGATAACGTAAATCAATATTGTTATATCCAGGAAAGAAAGCATCCGCAGGTTGGGTAATGTCAGTATGTCCTGGTTGCAGAAGTATCCGACATATTTCTATTTCTGAACTGGCTGGTGTAGAGTTTCTTTGGTCAATTCGATAAGTTTCTTGAACAATATCTCTTTGCTGTCCGCGTCGCAATTCATCAGGATCTACATAGCTAACTACTAAGTAGATCATGAGCGGTTCAGAACTTACTACTTCTATATCAATGGGAAAATCATAAGAAGTCGGTACAACAATTAGATTACCTGCTAAATCAATTGCAATACCAGGTTGAATTTGCACCCAACGTCCATCTCGATATCTCGCTTCAACTTGGCTTGGGGCAGTCACATCTCGCACGCCCAAACCACAGACAATTCCCGGTTGGTTTAAACTTTGATATTGAGCATTTTGCCGATTCCGGTGATATTCATGGGCTGTGCGCCAGCGTTCTGCATTGATTAGTAACCCGTCTGCGGCTTGCAAGCGTTCAAAAGATTTAATTGGTGGAGGTGGGAAAGGATGAGACATAGTAATTTTAGATTTTGAATTTTAGATTTTGGATTAAATGTTACTTTATTATGAATTATTTAATTAGAGGGATTTTCGATAGATAATTCATAGGTGCAAAAAGCGGGTTTTTCTTGCTCTATAATTCTTTGGATAAGTTCTTCGTTGATGATGCCACTAGAAATGTTGGAACGCAAACGCACTATAAAATGATATGGTTGTCCACCTGCTAAAACGGCATTTCCTAATTGGGCATCTCCTATAATAAAACTTGGGCCAAAAGGTTCTGTAATACTAATATGTTTATCGGCTTCATTAGGTAAATGTTCGTCTAGCGGCAAACCAGTATAAAGATGTAAATAGAGACGCAATCCTTTACGAGTTCCCCGCCAGCGATAAAGTTCTACAGCCCGGCGAATTAAACGTCGCTGTTGTTGGAGATCCCAAACTGAATCTACTTGCCAAGCAACCCAATGAGCCATAAATGGTAGTAGTGCTTGCGGTGCTGTCAAGGGATCGAGGTTTGCCCACATGACATTGTAACTATTAACTATTGGTTGAAAAGCTTGCTCAAATATCTTCATGAAGCGACCAATAAAATCCACTTCCCGATACAAAATTGGCAAGAATTCCATGTAGGCAGTGTAGGGACGGATGTATAAATCGAAATATTCGCTTCTTTCGATTTGTTCGTTGTCCGTGCCTGGGTCTATATGTAGAGTAATTAGGCTGCGAAAATTGAGTGTTAGTTTGTCTTTTTTTCCAGGGGAAATTGCTTCCTGGTCTTCAAAAAATGTGTCGGGAATTGAGAAGTAGAGAACAGCGTCCATTTGTCCACGAGGCGGTATCTCACTGCCTTCTGTACCAATCTGACACCACTGAGATGGAAAGTTTCCTTCAACGCTTAAGCTTACCCGCAAAGGACGTTGTTCTAAGTTTTGCACTTGCACAATCATCTCGCTGGGATGTCCAGGATGCAAGAGCAAACTACGTCCAGCTACATCGATATTTTCTGCATTTGCAAATGCTAAACCTGCCACAGGTAAAGCTTCAGGAATTTGCATCGGCGTTAATTGAATGCTTACAGCTGGACTAGAGCGACTTTGAACCATAGGATTGAGAATGGGGAATGGGGAATGGGGAATGGGGAATGGGGAATTGAGAATGGGGAATGGGGAATGGGGAATTGGGAATTGGGGCGAGAATAACTACTGACAAATGACAAATGACAAATTACGAATTACGAATTATTTGGATGTCGTGATTTGAACGCAGATTTGTATCAGCCCAAGAACATATCAAACCTTCTGATCCCGGATCAATCAACTGTTCTGGGGATGGTTGTCGTCGCCAATTTTCTCCTTGCTTGCGGATGGGAAATAGCAAAACAGGGCCTAAATGACGCACGCCTGGGGTTTGTTGCAGTAATGCCACAATATCTGATGTATAAACTGGTCGTCCAAATG encodes:
- a CDS encoding DUF4159 domain-containing protein, producing MSHPFPPPPIKSFERLQAADGLLINAERWRTAHEYHRNRQNAQYQSLNQPGIVCGLGVRDVTAPSQVEARYRDGRWVQIQPGIAIDLAGNLIVVPTSYDFPIDIEVVSSEPLMIYLVVSYVDPDELRRGQQRDIVQETYRIDQRNSTPASSEIEICRILLQPGHTDITQPADAFFPGYNNIDLRYRRQAQMRPQALVCMAQATHSDPECARNFFSLSYLLQAVEPLYPSLRGADEPGQVSLAENIQDFDILYLTGGQAISLNSLEFESLRNYLNLGGVLLVDAPTNANPLIESTQALAQQLESPLRPLEELQRSHPLRTKPFLFAALPMVNQQQIKLLIGGGIILAIGDLATAWGLDRDLSLPRLTIRTAQELGINILHYAWKRRQLIGLQQEDNSGQW
- a CDS encoding phage tail protein — translated: MVQSRSSPAVSIQLTPMQIPEALPVAGLAFANAENIDVAGRSLLLHPGHPSEMIVQVQNLEQRPLRVSLSVEGNFPSQWCQIGTEGSEIPPRGQMDAVLYFSIPDTFFEDQEAISPGKKDKLTLNFRSLITLHIDPGTDNEQIERSEYFDLYIRPYTAYMEFLPILYREVDFIGRFMKIFEQAFQPIVNSYNVMWANLDPLTAPQALLPFMAHWVAWQVDSVWDLQQQRRLIRRAVELYRWRGTRKGLRLYLHLYTGLPLDEHLPNEADKHISITEPFGPSFIIGDAQLGNAVLAGGQPYHFIVRLRSNISSGIINEELIQRIIEQEKPAFCTYELSIENPSN